A stretch of Vibrio maritimus DNA encodes these proteins:
- the fabA gene encoding bifunctional 3-hydroxydecanoyl-ACP dehydratase/trans-2-decenoyl-ACP isomerase: MQNRRDSYSREDLLASSRGELFGEGYPQLPAPNMLMMDRVTKMSETEGDFGKGLIVAELDITPDLWFFDCHFIGDPVMPGCLGLDAMWQLVGFYLGWIGGEGKGRALGVGELKFTGQVLPTAKKVTYELHMKRVVNRKLVMGIADGRVLVDGKEIYVAKDLKVGLFKDTSAF; the protein is encoded by the coding sequence ACCTTCTAGCCTCTAGCCGTGGAGAACTATTCGGCGAGGGCTACCCTCAACTACCAGCACCTAACATGCTGATGATGGACCGTGTGACAAAAATGTCGGAAACTGAAGGTGACTTTGGCAAAGGTCTGATCGTTGCGGAACTCGATATTACTCCTGACCTATGGTTCTTCGATTGTCACTTCATCGGTGATCCAGTAATGCCAGGATGTCTTGGCCTTGATGCAATGTGGCAACTTGTTGGCTTCTACCTAGGTTGGATTGGCGGTGAAGGCAAAGGTCGTGCACTAGGTGTTGGTGAGCTTAAGTTTACTGGTCAAGTACTACCCACTGCTAAGAAAGTAACGTACGAACTGCACATGAAGCGTGTGGTAAATCGTAAGCTGGTTATGGGTATTGCTGACGGTCGAGTACTTGTTGATGGTAAAGAAATCTACGTAGCAAAAGATTTGAAAGTCGGTCTGTTTAAAGACACTTCTGCTTTCTGA
- the rmf gene encoding ribosome modulation factor, producing the protein MKRQKRDRLERAQSQGYKAGLNGRSMEACPYQQMDAKSYWLGGWRDARDDKQSGLFK; encoded by the coding sequence ATGAAGAGACAAAAGCGTGATCGTCTAGAACGAGCTCAATCACAGGGTTACAAAGCTGGATTGAATGGGCGATCGATGGAAGCCTGTCCCTATCAACAAATGGATGCAAAGTCATATTGGCTTGGCGGTTGGCGTGACGCGAGAGATGATAAACAATCAGGACTCTTCAAGTAG
- a CDS encoding DUF3466 family protein — MSRNNFKISLIAASVLAATSGHAALYKVVEVDPTDSITSTGIYVDNVTEFYGSAIQKTSGTVDPLGCFAEGANCAEYQLFGDSRNGSEGHSYRQEIPFNWDMSFFYTDWVRNKDYCRNELGYQTCDPGWTDKMWYSFSEVGGLRRERDAFLNSSQIGANSRPGEDDYFSNALAFSEATPASNPDEKSLANRVQVQPTSDYKPGGVQSPETNSENVVINSLTSKNGYAIGNTSSGYYRINTSGGSAVGNLATAYRHRGYVQTADNETNMLLPVLTEGSNQDQKITNNMGRTMGWSSFFYGDREFIVGSAAVAPFDYNDDNKNWNGDLNNCLIDDPASRSDCQNFAFATQTAVWDSNDWERGASVVSAWQNNVPTNNDKKASQGSARGASIMSSELAASVSDNPRSTLPFLVGLNTTGDGSNSFLQATVFVPNTTFDVDAINTTPQWSPITVENARIKSGDDFIYSNTYASDINSNLVFLGASKRRGDKRENGAAANRMFLGQITLNNNTDGTYSISRAQYFDELNNNTGIFFRGVGGEPGAINNFNEIVGTVDAEQSTEYFGKQRRRRGFIYPYNTTGSNLDRINIFQGKPWLLDDLTNGGTYNSQNNQYRIIDAADINDDGVIAATALKCEGGYDTTGHNSYCGNGQKKERVVAVKLIPIANEADRSIQTRGIEAPPVTRSGGSLGWMALILLGFFGLRRNK, encoded by the coding sequence ATGAGTCGTAATAATTTTAAAATTTCATTGATTGCAGCAAGTGTACTTGCTGCGACTTCAGGGCACGCTGCTTTGTATAAAGTAGTGGAAGTTGATCCTACTGACAGTATTACTTCGACAGGTATTTATGTCGATAACGTCACCGAGTTTTACGGTTCTGCAATCCAAAAAACATCTGGTACGGTTGACCCTTTAGGGTGTTTTGCTGAAGGTGCCAATTGCGCAGAGTATCAACTGTTCGGTGATTCTCGAAACGGGTCAGAAGGACACTCATACCGTCAAGAGATTCCTTTCAACTGGGACATGTCATTCTTTTATACAGACTGGGTCCGGAACAAAGATTACTGTCGAAATGAGTTAGGCTACCAAACTTGTGATCCAGGTTGGACCGATAAAATGTGGTACAGTTTTAGCGAAGTTGGTGGTCTAAGAAGAGAGCGTGACGCTTTCTTGAACTCGTCCCAAATCGGCGCGAACAGCCGACCGGGTGAGGATGACTACTTTTCTAATGCTCTTGCGTTTAGTGAAGCTACTCCAGCATCAAATCCAGATGAGAAGTCCCTAGCTAACAGGGTGCAAGTTCAACCAACCTCAGACTACAAACCTGGAGGCGTACAGTCACCAGAAACTAACTCTGAAAACGTAGTTATTAATAGCCTAACTTCTAAGAATGGTTATGCTATCGGTAACACGAGTTCTGGATATTACAGAATCAATACTTCTGGTGGTTCGGCGGTTGGTAACCTAGCTACAGCATACCGACATAGAGGTTATGTTCAAACTGCAGATAATGAGACGAACATGTTGCTACCCGTGCTTACCGAAGGCAGTAACCAGGATCAAAAAATCACCAACAATATGGGTAGAACCATGGGTTGGAGTAGCTTTTTTTACGGGGATAGAGAGTTTATCGTAGGTAGCGCTGCTGTTGCTCCGTTTGACTACAATGACGATAACAAAAACTGGAACGGCGACCTAAACAATTGCTTGATAGATGATCCAGCGTCAAGATCGGATTGCCAGAACTTTGCCTTCGCCACTCAAACTGCAGTTTGGGATTCCAACGATTGGGAGAGAGGAGCCAGTGTAGTTTCGGCTTGGCAAAATAATGTTCCTACCAATAATGATAAAAAGGCTTCTCAAGGTAGCGCTAGAGGCGCTTCAATAATGTCTTCCGAGTTAGCGGCAAGTGTATCTGATAACCCAAGAAGTACGCTGCCTTTCCTTGTCGGGTTAAATACAACTGGCGACGGTTCAAATAGCTTTTTGCAGGCAACCGTTTTTGTACCGAATACGACATTTGATGTTGACGCTATTAACACTACGCCACAGTGGTCACCAATTACAGTGGAGAACGCTAGGATAAAGTCAGGTGATGACTTTATTTATAGCAACACCTACGCATCTGACATCAATAGTAACTTAGTTTTCTTAGGAGCATCTAAGCGTCGTGGTGACAAACGTGAAAATGGTGCGGCTGCGAATCGAATGTTTTTGGGTCAAATCACGCTCAATAACAACACAGACGGAACCTATTCAATCTCAAGAGCTCAGTACTTCGACGAGTTGAATAATAATACTGGGATCTTTTTCCGTGGTGTAGGCGGTGAGCCAGGTGCGATTAACAATTTCAACGAAATTGTTGGAACGGTTGATGCGGAGCAGTCAACGGAATATTTTGGTAAGCAACGCCGTCGTCGTGGCTTTATCTATCCTTACAATACGACTGGTTCTAACCTGGATCGAATAAATATCTTCCAAGGTAAACCTTGGCTACTCGATGACCTTACTAACGGTGGTACATACAATAGCCAAAATAACCAGTATCGCATTATCGACGCTGCTGATATCAATGATGATGGTGTTATTGCAGCCACTGCATTGAAATGTGAGGGGGGCTACGACACCACTGGTCACAACTCATATTGTGGTAATGGCCAGAAGAAAGAACGCGTTGTTGCTGTTAAGTTGATCCCGATCGCAAATGAGGCAGATCGTTCAATTCAGACTCGCGGTATTGAAGCTCCACCAGTTACACGTAGTGGCGGAAGCCTGGGTTGGATGGCATTGATTCTTCTTGGATTCTTCGGGTTACGTCGTAACAAGTAG
- a CDS encoding ABC transporter ATP-binding protein: MALLTIHNGQLAFGDHPLLDKTDFALQENERVCLVGRNGAGKSTLMKVLAGDIIMDDGKLQITQDVVVSRLEQDPPRDQAGTVADYVAEGLAEVGEQLKQYHSLLELVAQDPSESHINRLAKVQESLEVSGAWRFEDRIKNILGALKLDGNTLLTDLSGGWQRKAALARALVCDPDVLLLDEPTNHLDVTTIEWLETFLKDFRGSIIFISHDRAFIRSMATRIVDLDRGQLVSFPGDYEKYLVEKEEALRVEEMQNAEFDKKLAQEEVWIRQGIKARRTRNEGRVRALKKLREERKGRREVQGKVNLKLDDTSRSGKIVFEATDLSYQIEGKTIINNFSFNIQRGDRIALIGPNGCGKSTLIKLLLDQLTPSSGKLKCGTKLEVAYFDQYREALDPEKSVIDNLADGKQEVMVGGRERHALSYLQDFLFAPKRARTPVKALSGGEKNRLLLARIFLKPNNLLVLDEPTNDLDIETLELLEELLGNYQGTLLLVSHDRQFVDNTVTASWIFEGNGVIEEFVGGYHDAQQQRQQVLDARKAYEPVKENKKQPVEQDKKATTVNSKPKKLSYKLQRELEALPALLEQLEQEIEQLQETVNDPAFFAKPVDETQPILDSLSAKEQELDVAFERWEELEAMQQES; encoded by the coding sequence ATGGCATTACTTACCATCCATAATGGGCAACTAGCGTTTGGCGATCACCCGCTACTCGATAAAACCGACTTTGCTTTGCAAGAAAATGAACGTGTGTGTCTTGTCGGACGCAACGGTGCAGGCAAATCGACCTTAATGAAGGTGCTCGCTGGCGACATCATCATGGATGACGGCAAGCTGCAAATTACTCAAGATGTGGTTGTTTCGCGTTTGGAGCAAGATCCACCGCGTGATCAAGCAGGTACGGTTGCTGACTATGTTGCCGAAGGTCTTGCTGAAGTCGGAGAGCAACTTAAGCAGTATCACTCGTTACTTGAGCTGGTGGCACAAGACCCAAGTGAATCCCATATTAATCGTCTAGCAAAAGTACAAGAGAGCCTTGAGGTGTCGGGTGCATGGCGTTTTGAGGATCGTATAAAGAACATTCTCGGCGCACTCAAGCTTGATGGAAACACATTGTTAACTGACCTTTCTGGTGGGTGGCAACGCAAAGCTGCGTTAGCTCGTGCACTCGTGTGTGACCCTGATGTCTTGTTGCTCGATGAGCCAACTAACCATTTAGATGTGACCACTATCGAATGGTTGGAAACGTTCTTAAAGGATTTCCGCGGTTCTATCATCTTTATTTCACACGACCGTGCTTTCATTCGTTCAATGGCAACACGTATCGTAGATCTTGATCGTGGCCAGTTAGTGTCATTCCCGGGTGACTATGAGAAGTATTTAGTTGAGAAAGAAGAAGCATTACGTGTTGAAGAGATGCAAAATGCGGAATTCGACAAAAAGCTTGCCCAAGAAGAAGTCTGGATTAGACAGGGCATCAAAGCTCGCCGTACTCGTAACGAAGGTCGCGTTCGCGCACTCAAGAAATTGAGAGAAGAACGTAAAGGGCGCCGTGAAGTACAAGGCAAAGTGAACCTTAAACTTGATGATACAAGCCGCTCTGGAAAGATAGTGTTTGAAGCTACCGATCTCAGTTATCAGATTGAAGGAAAGACCATCATCAATAACTTCTCGTTCAACATTCAGCGTGGAGATCGCATTGCGCTTATCGGTCCTAATGGTTGCGGTAAGAGTACGCTCATCAAGTTGTTGCTAGACCAACTAACACCAAGCTCAGGTAAGCTAAAGTGTGGTACTAAGCTAGAGGTAGCGTATTTCGACCAATACCGTGAAGCTTTGGACCCAGAGAAAAGTGTTATTGATAACTTGGCTGACGGTAAGCAAGAAGTCATGGTTGGCGGCCGAGAGCGTCACGCACTTAGCTATCTACAAGATTTCTTATTTGCTCCCAAACGCGCTCGTACACCAGTGAAAGCTCTATCTGGTGGTGAAAAGAACCGTTTGTTGTTAGCGCGAATCTTCCTTAAGCCAAACAACTTGTTGGTTCTCGATGAACCAACTAACGATCTTGATATTGAAACGCTAGAATTATTAGAAGAACTTTTAGGCAACTACCAAGGAACTTTGCTTCTAGTGAGTCACGACCGCCAGTTTGTTGATAATACTGTGACGGCTAGCTGGATTTTTGAAGGAAATGGGGTTATCGAAGAGTTCGTTGGTGGGTATCATGATGCTCAGCAGCAAAGGCAACAGGTGCTCGATGCACGTAAAGCCTATGAACCAGTAAAAGAGAATAAAAAACAGCCAGTTGAACAAGATAAGAAAGCAACTACTGTGAACTCTAAGCCTAAGAAGCTGTCCTATAAGCTACAAAGGGAGTTAGAGGCGTTACCAGCGTTGTTGGAACAGCTGGAGCAAGAGATTGAACAACTACAGGAAACGGTCAATGACCCGGCGTTTTTCGCCAAACCTGTGGATGAGACACAACCCATTTTAGATAGTTTGTCTGCAAAAGAGCAGGAGCTAGACGTTGCTTTTGAGCGATGGGAAGAGCTAGAAGCAATGCAACAGGAAAGTTAG
- a CDS encoding glutaredoxin family protein produces the protein MAKELILYSTEGCHLCEMALELLQQVGLEEKVSIVDIAFDDALFSRYGVTIPVIKVDQSEINWPFDLSQLQQWLTVNGITYHP, from the coding sequence ATGGCAAAGGAACTGATTTTATATAGCACAGAAGGATGCCATCTCTGCGAGATGGCTCTTGAACTCCTACAACAGGTTGGGCTGGAAGAAAAGGTTAGTATCGTTGATATCGCTTTCGACGATGCTTTGTTTTCTCGTTACGGTGTCACTATTCCCGTCATTAAAGTTGATCAATCAGAAATCAACTGGCCCTTCGATCTCTCTCAACTTCAACAATGGTTAACAGTCAATGGCATTACTTACCATCCATAA
- the rlmKL gene encoding bifunctional 23S rRNA (guanine(2069)-N(7))-methyltransferase RlmK/23S rRNA (guanine(2445)-N(2))-methyltransferase RlmL, which translates to MNQYLAVTSNGLENLLAQELEQMGLTSVKPVQAGVKFKASNEQIYRACLWSRYASRFVKVLSEFTCQDDMDLYLAASSINWVNHFHSSKKFIVDFNGTNREIRNSQYGAMKVKDAVVDVFTKKSLPRPNISKDRADVRVHVRLHRDKALIGLDMVGSGLHQRGYRTESGRAPLRETLAAAIVSRSGWEQGKNMLDPMCGSGTLLIEAAMLAANMAPGVKRKSWCFEALEDFEPEVWAEVKSEANVQARRGVKKTDSRFWGFDNDPKVLRTARENAKRAGVDDLITFELGDASKVTKPVEFGEGVIVCNPPYGERLGTEPGLIALYTEFGNQLKTEFGGCQASIFSSSDDLLSCLRMRADKQFKLNNGALQCHQKNYSISQRSAEQISGNNDLQVIAPDFSNRLKKNIAKIGKWAKKEGLDCYRIYDADLPEYNVAVDVYQDSLVIQEYAAPKSIPEETAKRRLTDIIRASIKVTGVDTNNVVLKVRERKKGSSQYNKLAQKSSTMTVNEYGAQLIVNLHDYLDTGLFLDHKITRRKLGEMAQGRDFLNLFAYTGSATVHAALGGAKSTTTVDMSNTYLEWAKDNMKLNGQVGRQHQYIQADCLQWLAKATGSYDLIFIDPPTFSNSKRMEQSFDVQRDHVTLMRDLKRLLSADGTIVFSNNKRHFKMDMAALEEIGLTAKNISDKTLPLDFSRNKHIHNCWVISHKS; encoded by the coding sequence ATGAACCAATATCTTGCCGTCACTTCCAACGGTCTTGAAAACCTTCTTGCTCAAGAGCTTGAGCAAATGGGTTTAACTTCTGTAAAGCCAGTTCAAGCAGGAGTTAAATTTAAAGCGAGCAACGAGCAGATTTATCGCGCTTGTTTATGGAGCCGATACGCTTCTCGCTTTGTGAAAGTACTGTCGGAGTTCACTTGCCAAGATGATATGGATCTCTATCTGGCTGCTTCATCTATCAATTGGGTGAACCACTTCCACAGTTCGAAGAAGTTCATTGTTGATTTTAATGGTACTAACCGAGAAATCCGCAATAGCCAATATGGCGCAATGAAAGTGAAGGACGCTGTTGTAGACGTCTTTACTAAGAAGAGCTTGCCTCGACCAAATATCAGTAAAGATCGTGCCGATGTGCGAGTTCACGTTAGGCTGCACAGAGATAAAGCGTTAATTGGCCTTGATATGGTTGGCTCAGGCCTTCATCAACGTGGTTATCGTACGGAGTCGGGACGTGCGCCTTTGCGTGAAACATTGGCTGCAGCTATCGTTTCTCGTAGTGGGTGGGAGCAAGGTAAGAACATGCTCGACCCTATGTGTGGCTCAGGCACATTACTGATTGAAGCGGCTATGCTTGCTGCGAATATGGCGCCGGGTGTTAAACGTAAATCTTGGTGCTTTGAAGCGCTTGAAGACTTTGAACCTGAAGTTTGGGCTGAAGTGAAATCAGAAGCGAACGTACAAGCTCGACGCGGTGTCAAAAAGACTGACAGCAGGTTTTGGGGCTTTGATAATGACCCTAAAGTTCTTCGCACAGCAAGAGAAAATGCGAAACGAGCGGGTGTCGATGACCTGATTACGTTTGAGTTAGGTGATGCGAGTAAAGTAACTAAACCGGTAGAGTTTGGGGAAGGTGTTATCGTATGTAACCCACCTTACGGTGAACGATTGGGTACCGAGCCTGGGCTTATTGCTTTATACACTGAGTTTGGTAATCAGCTAAAAACAGAATTTGGCGGTTGCCAAGCATCTATTTTCTCAAGTTCTGACGATTTACTTAGCTGTCTACGCATGCGTGCAGACAAACAATTCAAATTGAATAATGGTGCGTTACAGTGTCACCAGAAAAATTATTCGATTTCTCAACGTAGTGCGGAACAGATTTCTGGTAACAATGATCTGCAAGTTATCGCGCCAGATTTCTCAAATCGATTGAAAAAGAACATTGCTAAGATCGGTAAATGGGCCAAGAAAGAAGGCCTTGATTGCTACCGTATCTATGATGCCGACCTTCCGGAGTACAACGTTGCAGTAGACGTTTACCAAGACTCATTGGTTATTCAAGAGTACGCTGCACCGAAGAGCATTCCGGAAGAGACTGCCAAACGACGTCTAACGGATATTATTCGTGCGTCGATTAAAGTAACAGGCGTCGATACGAATAATGTCGTCCTTAAAGTGCGCGAGAGGAAGAAAGGGTCATCTCAGTACAATAAGCTTGCTCAAAAGTCATCGACTATGACGGTAAATGAGTATGGTGCACAGTTAATCGTAAACCTCCATGACTACCTAGATACTGGTTTATTCCTAGATCATAAAATTACTCGTCGAAAGTTAGGCGAGATGGCACAGGGTAGAGACTTCTTAAACCTATTTGCTTATACAGGTTCGGCGACAGTGCACGCGGCGCTTGGTGGTGCCAAATCTACGACGACTGTAGACATGTCGAACACTTACCTAGAGTGGGCAAAAGATAATATGAAGCTTAACGGCCAAGTGGGTCGTCAGCATCAATATATTCAAGCGGATTGTCTTCAGTGGTTGGCTAAAGCAACGGGTAGCTACGACCTTATCTTTATTGATCCACCGACGTTCTCTAACTCTAAGAGAATGGAGCAGTCCTTCGATGTTCAACGTGACCACGTCACGTTAATGCGCGATCTAAAACGACTATTGAGTGCCGATGGCACAATCGTATTCTCTAATAACAAACGCCATTTCAAGATGGATATGGCGGCGCTAGAAGAAATCGGATTAACGGCTAAGAACATCTCAGATAAAACGCTACCGTTAGACTTCTCGCGTAATAAGCATATTCACAACTGCTGGGTTATCTCTCACAAAAGCTAA
- a CDS encoding cell division protein ZapC, protein MLKPSDTWIWYMDESENSLMLDLGDDMVFKTNLSRKLLVECAMGQNNFTVDDASAFQTFKDQISLLGLSEPRQAELTLYCVAAKRFHKPVQPKSWFFDHQDGTYQPQEGDLVRLINQHSEGFFIVLEVGESASLCALVDLESFSLSSNKEVVFGQSIKVMHDRMACAHQFMALNQPIALVG, encoded by the coding sequence ATGCTTAAACCCAGCGATACATGGATCTGGTATATGGACGAGAGTGAGAACTCTCTTATGCTGGATTTGGGAGATGATATGGTTTTCAAAACCAATCTTTCCCGAAAACTCCTTGTTGAATGCGCGATGGGTCAGAACAACTTCACAGTCGATGACGCATCCGCGTTTCAAACCTTTAAAGACCAAATAAGCCTATTGGGGCTTTCTGAACCAAGACAAGCAGAGCTTACGCTCTATTGTGTAGCCGCAAAACGTTTCCACAAGCCTGTCCAGCCTAAGAGCTGGTTCTTCGACCATCAAGATGGCACGTACCAGCCTCAAGAGGGTGACTTAGTTCGCTTAATCAACCAACACTCTGAGGGTTTCTTTATCGTGTTGGAAGTAGGGGAAAGTGCGAGTTTGTGTGCGTTGGTAGACCTAGAGTCATTCAGTTTGTCTTCAAACAAAGAAGTGGTGTTTGGTCAAAGTATTAAGGTTATGCACGACAGGATGGCCTGCGCACATCAATTTATGGCATTAAACCAGCCTATTGCTCTAGTTGGTTAA
- the pyrD gene encoding quinone-dependent dihydroorotate dehydrogenase: MLYRLARTGFFQLDAEKAHDLAIQNFKRFTGTPFDLAYRQQLPNRPVECMGLTFKNPVGLAAGLDKNGECIEAFGAMGFGFVEVGTVTPRPQPGNDKPRLFRLVEAEGIINRMGFNNLGVDNLVENVKKANFDGIIGINIGKNKDTPIEKGAEDYIICMEKVYEHAGYIAVNISSPNTPGLRSLQYGEALDELLSELKAKQAELAEKHGKYVPLALKIAPDLSDDEIGQICDSLIKNKIDGVIATNTTLDRSIVEGMKHANEAGGLSGRPVQSRSTEVVRLLAKNLDGKLPIIGVGGIDSFVSAKEKLMAGASLVQVYSGFIYHGPKLVKDIVKNL; this comes from the coding sequence ATGCTTTACCGTCTTGCCAGAACTGGCTTTTTCCAACTTGATGCCGAAAAGGCTCACGATCTCGCTATTCAAAACTTCAAACGCTTCACCGGCACACCATTTGATCTCGCTTATCGCCAACAACTACCTAATCGACCTGTAGAATGTATGGGTTTAACCTTCAAGAACCCTGTTGGCTTGGCTGCTGGCCTTGATAAAAATGGTGAGTGTATTGAAGCATTCGGTGCGATGGGCTTCGGTTTTGTAGAAGTTGGTACGGTAACACCTCGTCCTCAACCAGGGAACGACAAACCACGTCTATTCCGTCTAGTGGAAGCAGAGGGCATCATCAACCGAATGGGCTTTAACAACCTCGGTGTAGATAATCTCGTTGAAAATGTAAAGAAAGCGAACTTTGACGGCATTATCGGTATCAACATAGGTAAGAACAAAGATACGCCGATTGAAAAGGGTGCTGAAGATTACATTATCTGTATGGAGAAGGTGTATGAGCATGCGGGATATATCGCTGTAAATATCTCTTCGCCAAACACTCCAGGGTTACGTTCACTCCAGTACGGAGAAGCACTGGATGAACTTCTTTCTGAACTGAAGGCGAAACAAGCAGAACTTGCTGAAAAACATGGTAAATATGTGCCATTAGCACTGAAGATCGCTCCGGATCTGAGTGATGATGAGATAGGCCAGATTTGTGACTCATTGATCAAGAATAAGATCGACGGTGTGATCGCGACGAATACGACGCTGGATCGTTCTATTGTTGAAGGTATGAAGCATGCAAACGAAGCTGGTGGCCTAAGCGGCCGACCTGTACAGTCCCGTAGTACTGAAGTTGTTCGTTTACTTGCTAAAAACCTTGATGGTAAGCTTCCAATCATTGGCGTAGGTGGGATCGACTCTTTTGTTTCTGCAAAAGAGAAACTCATGGCTGGCGCTTCTCTGGTTCAAGTATACTCTGGCTTCATTTATCACGGTCCTAAACTTGTAAAAGACATCGTCAAAAATCTTTAA